The genomic region TGGCGAGCATTTCTGGAACGGCGATGTCGATGCCGCTTATCGGCAGCAACTTGGTCCGAGCGGCATCACCCTGGATGAGCTTCGAGCGCAACCAGCCGGATTGCGGAAACCGCTGACGACGCAGCACACCAAGTACGCCGCGCGCGATGACAAGGGAAACCCGCGCGGCTTCCCGACGCCGTCGCGGAAAGTCGAATTCTGGTCGGAAACCTTCATTGATCACGGCTATTCGGCCATGCCGGATTTTGTCGAACCACCCGTGAGCCCGACCGCCCGCCCCGACCTGGCCGCGTCTTTCCCTTTGATCCTGACGTGCGCGAAACCCAGTCTTTTTTGTCAGACCCAGCATCGTGCGCTGCCGGGCCTGCGCAAGCGCGCATTGGATCCGGAGATCGAGCTGAATCCTGCGACGGCCTCGGCACGCGGCATCAGGAATGGAGATTGGGTTGATGTGCGCACTCCCGCCGGCGGAATGCGCGCCCGTGCGCGCTTCAGTGAAGCGCTCGATCCGCGCGTCGTCGTGGGCGAGCATGGGTGGTGGCAAGGTTGCGATGAACTGGGCGTTGGCGCTTGCGATCCGTTCGGTCCTGATGGCACGAACTTCAACCTGACCGTCGACGCCAGCGTTCGCGACCCCGTCAGCGGCACGCCTTCCCATCGATCCAACCTTTGCGAAGTCGGGCCGGTGCGGGAATCTCGTGCAGAAGAGCCTTAGGCCGACGCGAGCGAGGCCGACGCCCGTGTAACTGGGACAATGTCGTAGAACAGCGCGGAATATCGTGGCTTGGCGCTCCACTGAGAACAAAACTGCGAGCTCTTGTGTCATTGAAATCGCGATATGATCTTGAGCAGAGCCCCATCGTGGCGCCGCGTTCGTGATGGGGGGCACTACTGGCCGACGGGACGTCGGTTCATTTCCTCCAAGAGCCCGCGCATTGCGTCGAACTGTGTGCCAAAGCCTTTCCAATCGCCGGAGCGCAATCGTTCAACGGCCTGATTGTAGCGATCGAGCGCCTCCCTTGCCTGACCTGTGGACGGGCCTGTAGCAGGCATTTCCCCATTTGTGCTCGAGACCGGCCGCGCCCCGCCAGGCTCGATGAACAACGCGGACAAGGCCTCGTCGAGCGTCTCCTTCATCACCACGTGTTCACCATAGGCTGCGATCACACGCTTTAGCTCTGGCAGGTGTCCGTGCTCCGCTCGCAAATAGAGCGGCGATACATATAGGATCGAGTTCTCGATCGGGATCACAAGCAAGTTCGCGCCGCGTATCACCCGCGAACCCATCTGATTCCACAGCGTGATTTGCTGCGATATCTCGGTACTCTGGTTGATCCGCGCCTCGATCTGGAACGGCCCGTAGACGAGCTTCTCCTTGGGAAATTCGTAGACGATCAGCTTGCCGTAATCGGGCGCGTCACAACGCGCGGCGAGCCACGCGATCATATTGTCGCGGCGGCTGGGCACCATGGGAAGCATGAGGAAGAACTCGGCCTGCGGCTCTCCGGGCAGCCGCATGACGATGTAGTACGGGGCCATCGTTGCAATGCCGCCGCCGCCTGGCTGGCGCGGGAATTGCCACAGATCCTCGCGGTTATAGAAAACGTCGGCGGCCTCCATATGGTAGGTCTGATAGAGCCGCGCCTGGATCAGGAACAGGTCCTCCGGATATCGAATGTGCCTCTGCAAGTCCGGAGGCATCGCCTCGAACGACTTGAACAAGCTCGGAAAGATACGCTGATAAGTCGCCGCGACCGGGTCGCCGGTGTCAATGAGGTAAAAATCGACGGTCCCATTGTAGGCATCGATGATGACCTTCACTGAATTGCGAATGTAATTGAGATCGAAATCCTGCGCTGGCTGCGAAGAGGGGAAATAGGAACTCACCGTGTAGGCGTCCTGAATCCAGAACATCCGCCCATTGCTGATGACCAGATAAGGATCGTGATCGAGCCTGAGGAACGGAGCGATCGTTTGCACCCTTTCCCCGATATTGCGGCGGATCATGATCCGACTGTCGGTGGTGATGTAGCTTGACAGCAGCAGGTTCGGGTCATTGAAATAGTAGGCAAACAGGCCTCTCCACACCGCCGCTCCTATCGGAATGCCACCCGTGCCGTCATAAGCCGCGTAGACATTGTCTTTTCCCTTCGGATAGTCGAACTCAGCTGTGCTCCCCTTGACGATGACGTAGTTGTTGCTCTGTTCGCTGTAGTAGATGCGCGGCTCGTGGATTTTGGGGCCTCCATCCGCAACGGGCGGGATATCCCGCAAATAGAGGAGCGGCAGTCCTTCAGTGCTCTTGCGCGTG from Bradyrhizobium sp. CB1015 harbors:
- a CDS encoding UPF0182 family protein gives rise to the protein MTIRIAGPQRKAPRLSGVVGLTVVAVVITICLILLELASDFLVDWLWFSSLGYLQVFWMTIGAKAAVFVAIWTATALVLWVNGWLALRVAGKRSTQLAAAAVWQAAGSAPADPLAQWRDRLPWRSIIAGGVVLLALLVAAAELGNWGTILRFLYQVPYGSDEPLYGKDIGFYLFSLPAYILIKNWMMLTLALSALVAGTIYWAHGDIEYDSQHRSMSPTAIGHGSALLGLFFAVKAWSYSLDRYLLLYGDNGVVVGASYTDVHVGLPALWLMIGLSIVAALATWANLRTRSYRLPVAAFLLVVIGTFVLSGVVPILVWQFFVKPSELDLEKPYIERNIALTRQAYNLDKIAARPFAAEQKLTAKTLDANKATIDNIRLWDWLPLSDTYAQLQEIRTYYKFHDLDVDRYWLDGSYQSVMLSARELRPSLLPPNAQTWVNRHVLFTHGNGAVMSPVTRKSTEGLPLLYLRDIPPVADGGPKIHEPRIYYSEQSNNYVIVKGSTAEFDYPKGKDNVYAAYDGTGGIPIGAAVWRGLFAYYFNDPNLLLSSYITTDSRIMIRRNIGERVQTIAPFLRLDHDPYLVISNGRMFWIQDAYTVSSYFPSSQPAQDFDLNYIRNSVKVIIDAYNGTVDFYLIDTGDPVAATYQRIFPSLFKSFEAMPPDLQRHIRYPEDLFLIQARLYQTYHMEAADVFYNREDLWQFPRQPGGGGIATMAPYYIVMRLPGEPQAEFFLMLPMVPSRRDNMIAWLAARCDAPDYGKLIVYEFPKEKLVYGPFQIEARINQSTEISQQITLWNQMGSRVIRGANLLVIPIENSILYVSPLYLRAEHGHLPELKRVIAAYGEHVVMKETLDEALSALFIEPGGARPVSSTNGEMPATGPSTGQAREALDRYNQAVERLRSGDWKGFGTQFDAMRGLLEEMNRRPVGQ